The following are encoded in a window of Dioscorea cayenensis subsp. rotundata cultivar TDr96_F1 chromosome 16, TDr96_F1_v2_PseudoChromosome.rev07_lg8_w22 25.fasta, whole genome shotgun sequence genomic DNA:
- the LOC120279370 gene encoding 3-hexulose-6-phosphate isomerase-like, with protein MSSSSHTDAETMASQILDQIRSIFIPSSSSSSSSFPPPIDVLLSEISLAASSSSSSARIFVHGVGREGLMLRALCMRLYHLGLSAHPIGDVTTPPASPGDLLIASAGPGGFSTVDAICHVARSAGARVVLITARPESESEARRCADAIAYLPARTMADDEEKEGGSGAPLAVRLPMGSLYEGALFVLFEMLVLRLAEVLGQSPAQLRSRHTNLE; from the coding sequence ATGAGCAGCAGCAGCCACACCGACGCCGAGACGATGGCCTCCCAAATCCTCGACCAAATCCGATCCATCTTCAtcccctcctcctcttcctcttcctcttcctttcCACCGCCCATCGACGTCCTCCTCTCCGAGATCTCCCTCGccgcctcctcctcctcctcctcggcCCGGATCTTCGTCCATGGCGTCGGCCGTGAGGGCCTCATGCTCCGCGCCCTCTGCATGCGTCTCTACCACCTCGGCCTCTCCGCCCACCCAATCGGCGACGTCACAACCCCTCCCGCCTCCCCCGGCGACCTCCTCATCGCCTCCGCTGGCCCTGGCGGCTTCTCCACCGTCGATGCCATTTGCCACGTGGCCAGATCCGCCGGAGCCCGAGTTGTTCTCATCACTGCCAGGCCGGAATCCGAGAGCGAGGCTCGCCGGTGCGCCGACGCCATCGCGTATCTCCCCGCGAGGACGATGGCTGATGATGAAGAGAAGGAGGGTGGATCCGGTGCTCCGCTGGCGGTGAGGTTACCGATGGGTAGTTTATACGAAGGGGCTTTGTTTGTGTTGTTTGAGATGCTTGTGTTGAGGCTTGCTGAGGTTTTGGGCCAAAGCCCGGCCCAACTTCGCTCTCGCCACACCAATCTTGAATAG
- the LOC120279492 gene encoding uncharacterized protein LOC120279492, with the protein MDHCEGVEIDGSGGVWTDERHASFLNRMEESFIRAMIGSGEAAGGRRDPAERHLLESTAESGFSRSRTIRAHRTSGSAPLNINENGAMGNASRRAGSGRRPVKRSDLEDQVVPELEGSMRDGVEGKNKNWRRNRNL; encoded by the exons ATGGATCATTGTGAGGGAGTGGAGATCGACGGCTCAGGAGGGGTTTGGACGGATGAGAGGCATGCTTCGTTCTTGAATCGCATGGAGGAGAGCTTCATCAGAGCAATGATCGGCTCCGGCGAAGCCGCCGGTGGCCGGCGTGATCCGGCGGAGAGGCACCTCCTTGAAAGCACGGCAGAGTCCGGCTTTAGCCGGAGCCGTACGATTCGGGCTCATCGTACCTCGGGATCCGCACCTTTGAATATCAACG AAAATGGTGCAATGGGGAACGCAAGCCGCAGGGCTGGATCTGGAAGAAGGCCAGTAAAACGGTCTGATTTGGAGGACCAG GTGGTGCCTGAGCTTGAAGGATCAATGAGGGATGGAGTTGAAGGGAAGAACAAGAATTGGAGGAGAAATAGGAACCTTTAA